The following are encoded together in the Bubalus bubalis isolate 160015118507 breed Murrah chromosome 14, NDDB_SH_1, whole genome shotgun sequence genome:
- the TMEM74B gene encoding transmembrane protein 74B, with protein sequence MASPPGLELKTLSNGPQAPRRPASLGPAAPPREGVENACFSSEEHETHFQDPGDTRLGRSPSPPGGLGPSRPRPQRDDASLHSEEGPGLEPVSRPVDYGFVSALVFLVSGILLVVTAYAIPREARVNPDTVSAREMERLEMYYARLGSHLDKCIIAGLGLLTVGGMLLSVLLMVSLCKGELYRRPTFVPGRGSRKTYGSINLRMRQLHGDGGQALVENEVVQVSETSHALQGS encoded by the coding sequence ATGGCATCTCCCCCTGGTCTGGAACTGAAGACACTGAGCAATGGTCCCCAGGCCCCAAGGAGACCTGCATCTCTGGGTCCAGCAGCCCCACccagggagggtgtggagaatgCCTGCTTCTCTTCAGAGGAGCATGAGACCCATTTCCAGGACCCTGGGGATACCAGACTAGGCCGCTCCCCCAGCCCTCCTGGGGGCCTTGGCCCCTCACGGCCCCGACCCCAGAGAGACGACGCATCCCTGCATTCAGAAGAGGGGCCAGGCCTGGAGCCCGTGAGCCGCCCTGTGGATTATGGCTTCGTCTCTGCTCTGGTTTTCCTGGTGAGCGGGATACTCCTGGTGGTGACTGCGTACGCCATCCCCCGCGAGGCTCGCGTCAACCCGGACACGGTGTCGGCACGGGAGATGGAACGGCTGGAGATGTACTATGCACGCCTGGGCTCGCACCTGGACAAATGCATCATCGCAGGCTTGGGGCTGCTCACGGTGGGCGGCATGCTCTTGTCCGTGCTGCTGATGGTCTCCCTGTGCAAGGGCGAACTGTACCGCCGGCCCACCTTCGTCCCAGGCAGGGGCTCCAGGAAGACCTACGGCTCTATCAACCTGCGCATGAGACAGCTCCATGGGGACGGGGGCCAGGCCCTGGTGGAGAACGAAGTTGTCCAGGTCTCAGAGACCAGCCATGCTCTCCAGGGGTCTTAA